AAGTAACTCCACGATCTCTTCGAGTAGACTTCGTTGATCGTCATGAGAGTAGTATATATCATCATGACCGTAGTTAGTACCTTCCTCCGAAGATGATGAACCACAGTGCCTAGAACAACCTAGCAAAGGAAGGTTCCGTTTCGCGTAATGCGTGACGGATGCTGCTATTACATCAGCCTTCACGCCTCTTGACGCAACGGTTTGAATGAACCTTTTGTATATTGGGAAGTCAAGGAACGATGAGACATCGTTGAACCACCAGTTACTACCACTCGTGGACTTAGTTTGTATACCATTCCATAATGTAGTAGTGGTTGTTTCTGGTGCTGAGATTGGCCAGTTGAATAAACTTTTGTCCTCTGCGTAAGAAGCCTTGACGGCTAAAGAAGAAATGCACCTAGAGACAATGCCAAGCTCTTCAGCGATAGTTAGGAGCTTTTTCTCGCAGCTCTCCAAGGCTCTGATGGAATCTTCCCAGTTTGTGCAAACGTCGTCGTTTAGGAAACTCTCGGTGAGGTAGATGAGGTTTGCGTTTCCGTAGTTTTCGCTCATTTGGAGATACTCCGCTGCGCATCTGAGGGTTACGATGTTTTCGGCCGTGACTTCGATTCTCACGCCGTAACAGAAGTTGGCCACATGGAGGAACGTGTCTGGTCCACCGGGAATGTCGTGGAGCTGAGCGTGATGAGATGCTGTCTCGGAGGCTTTGCTGAAAAGAGCTTCTAGGTATCCGCTTCTTGACAGCAACGGAAACTTGTGGAGATGGAAGGTTTGGTCTTGTACTTGGATCACCACGTCGGGTTTAAGACCAGTTGAGCAAACCCTGATCAGATTAcaaaatttttgattaattatttaGTTAAGAACACACTGAGTAAGGAGAAGAGGACTAACCATGTGTGACCACTTAGATGAAAGACTTCAGATTTGGAACCAAGTTTCATGCAAGCCATCTCTTTAGTTATTTCCGCAAATACAGAATAGTtgcaaataatttttatagacGCTTTTTGAGTACATGAGTATGAGACCGAGTCTCGTGGAGAGATAGATACAGAAGAAGAAGCTCTCTCCGGTTACGTATTATCTGTTACAAAGTTTTCTTCGCTTTATTTTCTGGCATTTTGTAACTGTAACGCGTTCCACGTTCTCCTCCCTCTCTTCATTTTCTGTGGCTCtctttggtaaattctttaatATTTTCAGTATTCAACCGTAGGAATTAAATGTGGGAAGATCTTTGACTGACTGCTCAACTATTTCATTCTCTCTCTTCCAATTTTTGGTACAAGTTAAAAGGCTAGTCAAAGTCGGTCCACTACGAGCCCAACTCATAAGGCCCATCATATAGACACAAAGCAAACACATACGTAAATAGCCCTAGTTAATCTACCTATCCGGCCCCTAAGGCATAAGCACACTTGTGTGGCTACAATTGGCAGATCAACCCGCAATCCACAACAGTTCAATCTGTTTAACCCGCTAATCCGTGTGGTTTAATCCGTGAAGCCCCctaatatattatcataaaaacAGTGCTCAAATCCACCCCGAATTGGGCCTAGTTGGGTCCACCCCCTAGGCCCTTAGCCCATATTAACATATCTATGGGTAGGCATAAGAGGTTAATAACAGTGCTAAAACTTTTTAAAGGCTTCTAACcggtgtttttaaaaccggaccgacccgatggttggaccgggttcgaccatgaaccggttATATAATCGGGTTGGTCTAGtaattggttcgaccatgaaccggtcACATAGCCggattatattttaaagttattaaaccaataaaaaccactaaaactaccgaaaatctataaatcatccatataaacaagaaagtaatttatatttataatattttatattcaaaattgatttatattttgatttatattttaactatgcatcatgtttactaatattacttttatatttacatactaaaaaatattaaaccatattATTGAACCAGGTTTGACCCGGTCAAACCATATTGAAGCGTGACCCAAAATATTTCTGGTTCAGcttccggtccggttttaaaaacactgattctaaccaaatatattttctttgtttgtaactttttattaactttcATACTAAATTCCAAAATTTAAGTCTTAAATATTCAAAACCAATAGTATTATTTCACAATTGTAACCTGTAGCTTAGTGGTAGTTTgtattatcatcatcattgtttttatatttgaatttaatcAGCATAGTTTTTCAGAAATCTTAATTGGCCTTAATTGAGTAGACATTTTAAACCATGGGATTATGTTATGCCTATAGGCCTATTACTGATGACTACCAAAATAACagaataggaaaaaaaaatgaaaatgaacaaaatactaaaaataaaaggagttatgttatatatattattcttttctaaaaataattttattttataattccttaaaaataggaatgaaaaaagaattatatgaaaaaaattctaataaatgacGTAATATTTAAGGAACAAAGAggaatttaatatttttcttcattCAGTTGGTcactatttaaaatttagaattctagaatgattactattttttaaaaaaaatcatgaatttATTTTAGCTAGTTAGGCAATATAAAGAAACTAGAGGTtggcccgggctacgcccggggtttttgttaaatttttaatctTAATTATATCTTTTGTATGTATATTTTAGCATATAAATattgtgttattattaaaatataagttgctagacaattttaaaattatttatttattttttcctacattttaaaattattttaaataatttatttattaatttaaattatatttaaggtGATGAGCAAAATAAACaggaaattatttaaattttagttatattgGTTGGATTGTAGAAATGTTTCAGTTCACTTATAAATTCTTATAGCTTTTGTTTCAAATTAGTTTTTAAGTAATTTAATGGACTCCCCTCCCCATTAAATTAACagtcctatttttttttgttttcatatttttaattattttatttcaaccATCggtttaaaagttataatatttttctacagCTAAACTTACAACTATATCGACAAAAGCTACACACTAAATTCTTACAACAATATTTCTGCGTTATAACATTGTTAGATGTACAAACATTTTGGAATTGCATAATCCTGGTGCaaatttttccttttaattttttttgttctgactTCGTCCTACATCCGTTTTGATGTATTTGAACCATCtgtaatatatatacaacaGATTTGTCTTCAAATAATGGTTgcagttttttattaaaaagtggcCTTCAAGGTAGGAAGGTTTCATGTGAGTGTGTCGAGCTTGGTTTGTTGTGGTTCTTATTTATTAAGCCGTTGGGTCTTTTCATCGAATGTTAAGACAGAGAGTTTCGTATGTGGTCAATGatatgtagtttgtatttgAATCACATTTATATTTGAATCAAATTTATAGTTGCGTAAAAATTATTGACCGTCTATAAGTTATCGGAGGAAAAAATGTAGATtcattatatttattgtttaattGCTGGCTCACTAAATTGTTGCATGGTCATGTCTTTAACACCTTATTAATTAATGCACCCTATTTCGTTCATTTCGTAGACGTGAACCTTCTTCTATGAACATATTATACAGCTTTGTAAACGTTGTTTAGAGTAAACTGAGTGATATTTTGTTGAATTATTTTTCTACCATGCCGTTTGCTCAATTTTCTTTAATCTAAACAGCGTTAATTATGTGAATGTAGTTTATTTCCTTGTAACGGAAAACTGAAACAAAGCAAGGCAAAAAAACCCATGGAAAACGGAAAGTGTGTTGGTggtaattttatttgtttaaatgaTGTGCATGAATTACTCAAACTTCTTTACATATTCCAAATTTTGCTCCACTATAGATTTcgtataattatatatagactATAGTTTAGTTGGGAAATTCTAAAATACATTTCCTAATTTAagtatgttttaatgtttttaataactttattTAGCATTATATCtttacttaatattttgtaCTATTTAGATGTAATTTTGTAGATCATCTTAAGCTATGTTTATACCGGTTCATGAAGGCGATAGTTAGCCGCTTCTTGTGACCAGGAAGAGGACCGGCGGAAAGATTGCGTTCAGAGGTTTCGAGACCTCCGTTTTTGACTGAATCTGTTGGCTTTTGCTTTAAAGACTGATCATACCATACCGGTTGAGATTATTGAATACCAAACCGGTTTCGTTTAATTAATACCAACAATCTGTCCGGTGGAATCCTGTTTGGCGATTCACCTTCGCCAATAGACTCTCCCAGAGATACGGTAACGGTCTCCCAAGGCTGGATATTTTCCATTCCATGGCGGATCCGGTGATCGAGCCATTATTGATGATGGTCAACACAGTCATATCCGTGTTAGCTCCCGTTTACCCACCAAAGAATCTCGTCGTTTATCTCTCGGACGACGCTAGCTCTCAGCTAACGTTCTATGCTCTCACGGAAGCAGCTGAGTTTGCTAAAACTTGGATTCCGTTCTGTAAGGAGTTCGACATTGAACCGAGATCCAGCTTACTTTTCTGGCAAGGTAAATGGTCTTGATACTGTTGAGTCATTGAAGGTGGCTGAGTTGTATTGAGAAATGGCGGCTAGGATTGAAAGTCGACGAAGCTGCGGTGGATAACCGAGGAGGCACAGTTGAAGTACGGTGCCGGATTTTGGCTGTGGGATTTTGTGGCAACTTAAAGAAACCATGGAACCATTTTTCAAGTAAGTAAACGGCCTGTAATTAGCAGCAAAATAGAAACAGAGTATGAGTTTATTGGTTTCATCAGATTTTGATAGacagaagaaaaagagaatatAATAGTGATACCAACACTGGTTTATCCATCGAGAGAGAAGAAACCTGAGCATCATCaatagaatgatgaagaagataaTAACGTGAttgcaaaaaaatagaaacgGGAAGAAATGgggaaaaaacaaaatattttgattctATAAAATGGAAATAGATTAAACCGAGAAGATAATTATATTAGTGGAAAAAGATACTAACTTGTTCAACAATCAATAACATCTCAAGGCTCATCAGTTGTCCCCTCTCCGCCGCGTTGGAGCATCTCCCGGCTCTCAAGTCAGCAAGAACAGTGTATGAATTAGCCATTGAAATCGTTTGCTTGCAAATTAAAATTTTTCGGATTTGGTTTGAATTGGAGTTTGCATGGTATGGAGGCGAGATATTATAGCTGGAGACATAGGCGGGTTCAAGGGAAACGTACAGGTGCACCGAAATCTTAGTGAATGAGAAGTGGATTAATCAAGGGAAAACTCAAAATAAATGACGGCTTTAAGGAATTGGGAGTCGTTACGGGTAGTGAAGGGAGTGCTTAGTTTCTCTGGAAATTAGACGCTCAAGCATCCACcgcaaaaaaaagaatgaagaagaaCCCTAATCTCACGTGACCAGAGATGATGATGAGCATCTGGGCCTATGTGGGCTTATTTTTCGAACATAACCCAAACTCAAATAGATGAATAAGGAAAACAGAAAAGAAGCGAGCACTAAACAAAACAAACGCGCGGATAAAAAGCAAACGCGTGAAATTCACATACCACTCAGCGTGCTGAAATGCGGCGAGAAAGCCCCCCTCTCCAGAGCGACGTGGACAGCCTAAAAAGGCAGATACTTCAACTTTATTTATAAAGATAccaatatattttagaataagtagaccaaaaattaaaaacattccGGTGATTTATCACTAGTATTTCATAATCTTAAAAATGGCTAAAAAGataaagaaatgtttttttcttttataaaaatctataaagcaTAGTAAATCGTTAACTATGTGTTATAActtatattcaattttatttattttataattaattatatatttaatgtttttttttgcgtcaaatatgattgatttttttaaaaaatatttaacgtTATATGATTGAAAATTCGCCTAAGAAATTCCTATCGATAATAATGACCTAGTAACGGGTCAAACTATGAGATGAAATAAAGGCAAAGTTATGTGTGTGTGGCCCTTGTCAAACTTCGCATCTCTTTGTTGAAGCAATTAGCTGTACTTTCCTGGAAACCGCTGCGTACTCAAAGACCTCTCCATCACTCTTTGGTAGATTCCTCTTCCTTCTCTCCCTCCCACTATCACTATTATTCTCTTTCTTCCTATAATCTTAGACTTCTACTActtgtctctttcttttttgtcgGTGGATTTTGCGTCTCTTCTCTGGTCAGTGATTGTATCTTTCTTTCATCGGAATAACTAAATACTTCACGTCCTCTTTCTCCATCAAAGGTTTGTTGATTCTTCGTGGTGTTTAGATACTCTGCTAGTTGCGtgggtttatgtttttatttttcttgatcTGAAAACTCTATTtgacttttattgatttaaaagaCAGATCTGCAAGTGTTTGGTGGAGTTAAGCCTTAAACAGGTACAAGCTTTGGGACATTTACTTCGAGCGACGCAGCGCTATGTCTGGAAACCAACaggtgtttttttgtttatcccAAATTAAACAATAGTACTATTAATGCATTCAATCCTTGTACAAACTCaccatgttgttgttgttttcttatTGCTCTCAGCCTCAGATCAGCCTGCCTACATGGCGGTACAGTGATTTCAATGCTGCTATTCCCATCAAGAAGAGGAAGTACTTTGTACAGCCGGAAGCACCTTTGGATAATAATCCACTAGCTAACGAGAAAGGTGATACTAGGAGTGCTTTGGATTCATCTGATAAGACTCATGTCAGTCAGAAAATGATTGGCGAGGGATCTAGGATTATCAATATTGGGAAACCAGTCCCTTCGTTGTCTGTTTCTGTCGGAAAAAATGCTGAGAGTGTTGGGAACTTAGTTCCTGACCAAATTAGAGTGAAAGTTGAGGAGCCAATTAACTCCAATCCTTTGGTAGCCTCTGAGGTCCCTTCCAGTTCTGACATAGCTGGCAATTCACTCCATACTTCTCTGGGAAAGCTTCCTCTGGGTGTTGAACAACACCCTGGTGTACTTGTGACCTCAGATAACACTGTTCATAAGGCCCATGGCATTGTTAGGGAGACACGTGGCAATGAAGAGTGTCAAACACAAGCATCCGCTGGTACGGGTAATGTTGCCTTGTGGCTAGGTGCTATAACTAAAAACAATGAAGAGCCTACAGCTCTGGATTTGTCGTTAAGCAAGGGAGTTTGTGCCCCTCATGACCCGGATTTTATCAATTCTGGAATTCACAATGTTGTGAACAGATCAAATTGGGATTTGAATACTACCATGGACGCTTGGGAAGATTGTCTTGATCGCAAGACTAGAGTTAAGACAACTGGTGCGTTCTTAAACAGTAGCAACAACACAGGTTGCCCTGACATGGAGACATCAACTAATGTTATTGTAAAGTCTGTTTCTGAAGGGGTTAAGTCTCCTACATTGACTTTGACACAGTCTGATCATGAGGTTAAATCCACTTGTTCGCTTAGTCTAGGCCTCGGTTCACATCCTCCTATTGTCAGATCTCCTTCTCTATCAGTCTCTACAAGTACTTCTAGACCAGCTATGATTGCTGGTAATGTGAACTCGGTAAACCTTAGGACTGTGAAGTCAGAAGTCATTGAAGAGAGTGGGCAAGTTGATCCGACCAGGCTATCACAGGATGTTGTTGGTAGATTCAGACAAGAAAACAGTCTCGCATCTAGTAGTTTGAAGCCTTTGGATTCGATATCAGTAAAGGCTGAGCCAAATAACCTCACTCAATCGGAAGCTTTCAATAGGAAAGATGGAACGTTGAATCATCGCCGTAGACCATTAGATGAGATCCTTGATTTACCGACAAGTATTACGCCAAATCAGATGGATAAATATATGCCTTCTAGTGGCATCGGCAATGCGCTAATGTCCTTGAATGGATTGACGAGAAATCCAGGCGTACAGAGTTACCCTGACTCTACATTACAAGACAATCCAGGCCAGAGTTCTGGTCATGGAGATCATAACCTCAATGCATCAGGTGTGAATGATAAAGTTCTAGATGATTGCAAGACCTATGTTTCTCCTGGAACGgatgaacttcctaaaagtggCGAAGAAAAGAATATCTTATATGGTAAGGAGCTAAGGGAAAAGTTATGCAGTGACGAGTTTGACCACGATTGTGTAAATGATAGAGTGCTAAAGAAGCAAGTTGGAAAAGGAAGTACATACGAGGACGACGAGAAGGTCCAAAGACCAGTTGCGATGCTTGCAGATGTTCCATTTGACGGTAACAATCAAACTTCTAACCATGTGGAAGAAAAAGAGAGTCAAGCTACACTTCTTGTTAATACAGGTAATGAAAACTATTAAAGAATGCTACATGTTTGAAATTAGTTGACATGGCAAGCACTAATTTGGAAACTAGGAGGCTTACTCCAGATATTCAAAGTGGAATGTTTGGTGGTACAGGTTATAATGAAGGAGGGATAGTTCAGGATGGTGAACAGTCAACTCATCAAATCATTCATGCTAGTGAAGGAGTGTCAGGTGTGTCTACACTGTCAGGCGGAAACGGTGATAACCCTGAGACATTAGATAACAACAGTCCAGTTTCACACAAGGCAGAGATCTCTACTTTTGACGATGATCCTCCTAAGGAGTTGAGTGAAGGTAGTAGTCCGAGACGAATCAAGACACCACTAGATGCTTCAGACAGCTTTGCGGAAAGAGATAGATTGCCTGATTTCTCACTTGGACAGCGGAAATATTCGAGATGGAGGTGAACATTTCTCTTCCCTTTCCTTATCTCTATACTTCCATATGATACTTACACTTCccattattgttttcttttgctAGCGATGAGTCCTGCAGTTTCTCGCGTGAGAGCTACCGTGGCAAAACCATAAGACGCCCCAGGCTAAATTTCATGCCTTACAAAAGGAGAttctctgatgatgatgatacagAAAGCAATCTCCATGAAAGGGATACAAAAAGTAAAACTGATATCTAACTTTTGTCAAATGTAAGAACAAAGGTCATTGTTTCTAAGTTACTCACTCTCATCTTAATGAATGCAGATTTTGAGTCAAATAGCTATGGAAACACTCGCCGGGGTCGAGGTGGCGGCGCTTTTACGTTTAATCCCAATAGAGGGAGACGGCCTGCAGATGACGAAGGAGACACTTTCCCCCACTCCTTTACGAGAAGAAACACTAGCTTTTCGTATACTCAAAGAGGACCAACAAACAAAGAGGATGCATCTGAGTTTCACGGGTTTAGAGATGGTGAAAGACAATCCACCAACAGTGCGGAGCCAATGTTTATGAGCCTGTCACGTCCCTATCGAGGTCGGAGTAGTTTTGGTCGAGGAGGACGGACAAATTTCTCAAACAACTCCAAACGGGATTTTCCTGGATATCGTTCACGGTCTCCAGTTAGATCAAGAGATAGATCAGCTGGTCCGTCCTCGTCGTCTTTCAGGAACAGATCACAGGAAGATTTCAACGGGAATACAGACTTTTCTCATAGGAGATCACCCTCAGGTTACAGAACGGGGAGGTTAAGCTCGCCTGACCAATCTGGTTATCCAAGGGAAGGGTTTGTCAGAAGGCACAACTCTCCGCCTTACTCGCATAGACCGAGGGGCCGGGGTTATGAAAGGGGTAGAGGATATGCAAGGGGGAGAGGTTATGGAAGAGATGGCATCTCTTTTAGGAAACCGTATGATCGTGTTGTGCATAGGAACATGAACAACTTTGATCCTCGAGAGAGGGTGGACTACAGTGATGATTTCTTTGAAGGAACGAGTCATTCTGAACGGTTTGGTGGTGATGGTAATGCTGAGAGGAGACAGTTTGGTTATAGACATGATGGTGGTACCAGCTCTTTTAGACAATCTTTTAGCAATGATGGTTGTGGACCTACTAATGTAGAGAATGACCCTGACGCTGCGAGATTTGGACAGAACACTGGTGTTGGAAATAGAGGGGAGCAAGGGAGTTTAGTGGAGACTGATGGGAAAAATAAGAATTTGAGTGAGAATGCTTCTGGAAGAAGTAAGAATATGGAAGGGGAGGAGGATACTTCAAAGCACAGTGAAATTTGGCAACAGGATGAGGTTGGTGGTGGTGATGGGTTTTAGAAGAAAGATTAGTACTCAGTTTGCGAGAATCTTCTAAGACCAGGAAGATTTTGAGTATAGTGAATTAGGTACAAAACGAAAGTTCTGTGGTTTACCATGGCTGAGGTCAGTTAGTAGCTGATAACTGTGGTCATTGCTTGCCTGTGTATATACAGCTCCTCTCTTTTGGTGTCatctagatattttttttgcCTTTCGTGCTGTTACTCAGACTTCAGTGTTGTTCTCTCCGTTGTAGCACTGTCCGTGAATGGACATAAAACTGAAGGAAGATGGTATGGCGTGAATACATGTGGGAATTTTTCAGGCTTGTCCACACTCAGTAATCCTCAGCTGTCTTGGGTAGAACGTGACTTATCTAATTGATACGAGGCGAGGAACGACTAGGGTGTTAGAAGAGACACTTTCATCTTGTTGAAATACAGCCACATACACCTTTTTAAACATGCAAAAAATGCAGGTTTTGATGTATGAGTCTCTTTGCCAAAGCACTAGTACTCGAAGTTGGGCTTGCTAAGACGATAATGACCCCTACTATGGATGAGCTATGACTGTTTTTGGCTTAGAACATTCATTTTCATCTGGAATAACACCAGATAATGAATTCTTCTAACATGATGTCATCAATTCAGTGCTAGGCACAAGTACACATCTTTGTGGAACTTGAAGTATAAGCTATACCAACCTTGCCTGAAATGTTGTAACAGCCACTGATTATCTGCTGTCAGAACCAGGTTTACTGGAAACTGCTCAAGTTGCACCACCTTTGACCTATTGGTTTGGTTACTCTTTTTTTCTCACTTCATGTGAGTTTGAACTTCAAAGGTGCATCTCACCATGAGGAAAAGAATATTTCTGATTGATGTTGTTGCTTCTCCAGTGTAGGCATGTGAAAGATTCATGCCATGGAATTTCGCCTGGTTTAATCAGTAGATGTTGTTAATGAGGGCATAAAGTGTTGGGAACTAGGAGAGAGTTCATCATTCTGAATTTGGAATTGTGTCAGTTTGTATTTAGTTCTTATTTCTGAGGCAAGTTTATGAAGCTTTTTAGAGGATGATGTGTTTCAGTGATGAGACCATGTCTTAAACCTTAACTATGGTTTTAGCAAATCTTTCAGCATACATGTCATATGATTCTTCATAGAATGTTCAAATGGTGTATTTTGAACAATTTTACCAACAGAATAATAAAAGATATACAACAAAGAATAAAGGGAAAATACAGGATACAAGTAAAACAAAGTTCAAATCAGTCCATAGATTAAACATAGTTTCTTTTTTACCTCCTCTTGTTCTTGCTGCCCAAAAGCAGAGAAAAGTAGAACAAGATTCGGAAGAAGAACCCCCAAGCGACCGTGATCCACAAGCAATTCCACTTGCTGAGATCCGTAACCCCTTGCTGCTGCAAAATGTCGTATCCTGTGGTCAAGCAAGTGGAGCTCGTGATCCTCATACCAAGCGACTTGCTCATAGTTGACAGAAGCTTAACTTTCATCCCCTGAGGCACAGCCGCGAGAGGGGTGTTGTCGAATATCTGAACTCCTCTGATAAAACACTTTGTCGGATCGCTGAATTCATTTATCAGAACAGCTTCGTAAGGGTACTTGACTAAGGAGATGTAATGGAACCAGATCCAGTAGGCAGGGATACGATCTCGCGTGATGAAGAATCCACTGAAAAGCAAGAAGTACGCTAAGATGGCTACCACGATGGTGTAACCGAGCATTACATGCGGGACAACGCCTGATAAGAATGTGACGAAGGAGCTTCCCGCCCAGAAAGCTGCCAAGACTATTAGGAAGTAGAAGAGGAAGCCCATGAGGCCTCCATCTAACCCCACGGCCCAGAACGTAGTAGCTGCGAAAGCTAACGAGAGGATGATTAACGAAGGAAGAGCCACGAGAGAGTGAGACAGTACATAAGAGGATCTTCTGTAAGCGTTGTAAGCGGTTTCTCTCATGAAAATGAAACGTTCTTGGAGGAAAACGGGTAGAGCGTCTGCGCAGGTGTAGAACGTTGTGGACATCGCAAACGCGAAGAATCCGAGACGCTCTTGGACTCCTTTAGGGGAGTTATCAAGCTGCCAAAACATGGTTGCTAAGATGAATCCTGTGACTAGAACAGCTCCTAGTCGTATCCCAAACAGCTCAGGCTGTCTGCGGTAGTTAGTCATGGAACGTTTGGCTAGAACCAGAAGCTCAACCCAGAACGGGTTTGCGAACGTTGGAATGGTGGAAACAGGGCTC
This genomic stretch from Brassica napus cultivar Da-Ae chromosome C9, Da-Ae, whole genome shotgun sequence harbors:
- the LOC106372281 gene encoding uncharacterized protein LOC106372281; amino-acid sequence: MSGNQQPQISLPTWRYSDFNAAIPIKKRKYFVQPEAPLDNNPLANEKGDTRSALDSSDKTHVSQKMIGEGSRIINIGKPVPSLSVSVGKNAESVGNLVPDQIRVKVEEPINSNPLVASEVPSSSDIAGNSLHTSLGKLPLGVEQHPGVLVTSDNTVHKAHGIVRETRGNEECQTQASAGTGNVALWLGAITKNNEEPTALDLSLSKGVCAPHDPDFINSGIHNVVNRSNWDLNTTMDAWEDCLDRKTRVKTTGAFLNSSNNTGCPDMETSTNVIVKSVSEGVKSPTLTLTQSDHEVKSTCSLSLGLGSHPPIVRSPSLSVSTSTSRPAMIAGNVNSVNLRTVKSEVIEESGQVDPTRLSQDVVGRFRQENSLASSSLKPLDSISVKAEPNNLTQSEAFNRKDGTLNHRRRPLDEILDLPTSITPNQMDKYMPSSGIGNALMSLNGLTRNPGVQSYPDSTLQDNPGQSSGHGDHNLNASGVNDKVLDDCKTYVSPGTDELPKSGEEKNILYGKELREKLCSDEFDHDCVNDRVLKKQVGKGSTYEDDEKVQRPVAMLADVPFDGNNQTSNHVEEKESQATLLVNTGYNEGGIVQDGEQSTHQIIHASEGVSGVSTLSGGNGDNPETLDNNSPVSHKAEISTFDDDPPKELSEGSSPRRIKTPLDASDSFAERDRLPDFSLGQRKYSRWSDESCSFSRESYRGKTIRRPRLNFMPYKRRFSDDDDTESNLHERDTKNFESNSYGNTRRGRGGGAFTFNPNRGRRPADDEGDTFPHSFTRRNTSFSYTQRGPTNKEDASEFHGFRDGERQSTNSAEPMFMSLSRPYRGRSSFGRGGRTNFSNNSKRDFPGYRSRSPVRSRDRSAGPSSSSFRNRSQEDFNGNTDFSHRRSPSGYRTGRLSSPDQSGYPREGFVRRHNSPPYSHRPRGRGYERGRGYARGRGYGRDGISFRKPYDRVVHRNMNNFDPRERVDYSDDFFEGTSHSERFGGDGNAERRQFGYRHDGGTSSFRQSFSNDGCGPTNVENDPDAARFGQNTGVGNRGEQGSLVETDGKNKNLSENASGRSKNMEGEEDTSKHSEIWQQDEVGGGDGF